The window AAAACCATGCTCAATGACAATAGCAGGACTAGATCCATCAGCAGGAGCAGGACTACTTGCTGATCTTAAAACATTTCAAGCACATGATATCTATGCAACATGTGTATGTTCTACTCTAACTGCACAAAATCCATTTGAAGTAAAAAATGTAGAAAAAGTAGATCCTAGTTTTATAGCAGATGAAATTGATATGATAATGGATGCATATCCAATTAAATATATTAAAACTGGCGTATTATATGCAAATGATATTATAAAAATAGTAAATAAAAAGGTAGTAGAATATGATTTATCTGTAATTGTTGATCCTGTAATGATATCAGAAAGTGGATGTGATTTATCAGGTGATAATTTTGCTGATAATTTAAAAGAAAATCTTCTTAAAAATGCTTATCTTACAACACCAAATATACATGAAGCTGAAAAATTAACAAATATGAAAATACAAACAGAAGATGATATGATAAATTCTGCATTAAAACTAAATAAATATTGTAACTGTGTAATTACAGGAGGTCATCTTTATGGAAATGATATATTATGTGTTGATGGTGAAATAACAAAAATTAAAGGTAACATGATAAAATCAGATAATACTCATGGAACAGGATGTAACTATTCAGCAGCAATAACATCAAATCTTATACATGAAAAAAGTTTAAAACAATCATGTCATAATGCTAATAAATATATTCAAAAAGCAATAATGAATGGATTTTATAATACACCATATCAGTTCTAAAAAAAAGTTTAAAATGGGTGGAGAGTTTAAAGTGAGTATACATCTTCACTTTTAACTATTGAAAATCCTATACCACCAAGAATATCTTGTGCAAGTTGGTTGTCATCTGTTTTAAGTACAACTAGTGCTTTGTTT is drawn from Methanosphaera cuniculi and contains these coding sequences:
- the thiD gene encoding bifunctional hydroxymethylpyrimidine kinase/phosphomethylpyrimidine kinase; this translates as MYIENKFKEEKPCSMTIAGLDPSAGAGLLADLKTFQAHDIYATCVCSTLTAQNPFEVKNVEKVDPSFIADEIDMIMDAYPIKYIKTGVLYANDIIKIVNKKVVEYDLSVIVDPVMISESGCDLSGDNFADNLKENLLKNAYLTTPNIHEAEKLTNMKIQTEDDMINSALKLNKYCNCVITGGHLYGNDILCVDGEITKIKGNMIKSDNTHGTGCNYSAAITSNLIHEKSLKQSCHNANKYIQKAIMNGFYNTPYQF